The DNA region GCGTGGTCTCACCGCCCGGTACACCACCGGCGCGGCCTGGCGGGAGGCCGGTTACCTGTTCTTCCTCGGCGGTGCCGTGCCCGTGGCGTACTGGCTCTTCGCTGTCCTCGTGACGCTGGACGTCCTGCTGATCGTCAGCCCGTTCATGGTCAGGCCGGGCGACACGGTGGTGGTGCTCTGGAACACCGCGGAGACACCCGCGCAGGCCGCACCGTACGCGATCGTCGGCGTGCTGCTGCTGCCGGTGCTGTGGTACGCGGCCGGTGCGCTCGCCGCCGCTCAGAGTGCCGTCACCCGATGGCTGCTGGTCTCTGACGGGACCGCGCTGCACGAGGTGTCCCGCTCCCGGGCCCGCCTGGTCGACGCGTACGAGGCGGAACGTCGGCGCATCGAGCGCGACCTGCACGACGCCGCCCAGCCCAGGCTCACCAACCTGGGCCTCCAGATCGGTCTGGCCCGGCTGGACGTACCCGATGACTCGCCGGCAGCCCGGCCGCTGGACATCGCGCATGAACAGGCCAAGAGCCTGATGGTGCTGTTGCGGCAGATCGTCCGGGGCATCCGCCCGCAGAGCCTCACCGATCTGGGCCTGGCCGGTGCGGTACGGGAACTCGCCGACGAGTCGACCGTCCCGGTCGAGGTGCACGCCGACCTGCCGCGACACCTGCCGGAGGCGGCCGAGACGATCGCGTACTTCGTGGTGTCGGAGGCGCTCGGCAATGTCGCCCGGCACGCCGAGGCGACCCGGGCCGAGGTCCGGCTCACCGACACCGGAGGTGATCTGGTCGTCGAGGTCACCGACGACGGGCGGGGTGGCGCGAACCCGGTCCACGGCACCGGCCTGACCGGGCTCGCCGACCGGGTCGCCGCCGCCGACGGGCGGCTCCTGCTGTCAAGCCCGACCGGCGGCCCGACGGTGCTGCGGGTGGAACTACCGTGGTCGGTGTGACCCGGGTCGTGCTCGCCGAGGACGAGGTGCTGCTGCGCGAAGGGCTGGTGGCTCTGCTCACCCGGTTCGGCTTCGAGGTGCTCGACGCCGTCGGCACCGCCCCGGCGCTGCGGGAGGCGGTCCGCACCCACCGGCCGGACCTGGTGGTGACCGACATCCGGATGCCCCCGGGGCACCGCGACGACGGGCTGCGCGCGGCGGTCGAGCTACGCACCGAGCAGCCGGCCCTGGCCGTGGTCGTGCTCAGTCAACACGTGCAGCCCGAGTATGCCGCCGCGCTGCTGGACAGCGCCGACGGGCGGCGGGTCGGCTACCTGCTCAAGGACCGGGTCGCCGAGGTCACCGAGTTCGTCGACAACCTGCGTACCGTCCTGGCGGGCGGCACGGTGGTCGATCCGGACGTGGTCCGGCGGCTGCTGAACCGCCCGCGCGACCCCCTGGCCGCCCTGACCGTACGGGAGCGGGAGGTGCTGGTGCTGGTCGCCGAGGGCCGGTCGAACGCGGCCATCGCCGCCCGGCTGCATGTCACCGAGGCCGCCGTCGGCAAGCACATCGGCAACATCCTGGCCAAACTCGGTCTGCCGCCGGACGACGACACCAACCGTCGGGTGCTGGCGACCCTGACCTACCTGCGCGCCAACCCCGCCTGAGTCTCCGCTGTCATCCGAGGGCGACGAGGTCGCGGCTGAGGGATCGGCCGGTGCCGCCGATGCGGACGGTCCCGCGGTAATTGAGCAGGTGTCCGCTGCCGCTGAGCGCGATGACCCGCGCCGGAACGCCCTGGGCGGCGAAGACGGTCACCTGTTGCCCCCGTGCCATGGCCGCCGTCCGGACCCGCAACAGCGCGGAGAGGGCGGCACAGTCGAGAAACCGCAACTTCTTCAGATTGAGCGTCAGCTGGGCGACCCAGTGGGGTGTCAGGAAGGCGGTGAGGCGCTGCTCAAGCTGCTCGATGGTGGACAGGTCGGCCTCGCCGACCAGGGTCACGTGCCGGATGCCCGGCCGCATGTCGCGATAGTCGAATCGCAGCAGTTCGTCCATGAGATGACTCGGTCCCCGCCCTGGCGAAGGGCCTGTTGTGGGCCGGAGAGGTTGCCACCGTCAATCCGGCGCCGGGGAGGACAGAGCTTGCACGCGGCAGTGCCGACCTCGACGTGGTGCTTTGGGCACCAGTTTCGACCGTACCCGGCCCTGACCTTTCCTGCCAGTGCCCACCCGTCTGCGGCCAGTGCCGGCGGCTCAGCGCCGGCGGAGGGCCACCACGGCGACATCGTCCTGGATCTCGTCGGGGGCCAGCTCGTCGAGCAGCCGCTGACAGAATCGGTCGAGGTCGGCGTCCACCCGCACGGCAGACCCGGCCAGCGCGGTCAGCCCCTCGTCGATGGTGGCGTCCCGCCGTTCGATGAGGCCGTCGGTGTAGAAGACGATGGTCGCCCCGCGCGGCAGCACGAACTCCAGGTCCGCAGGGCGCGGTGCCCGTACCCCTAGCAAGGGTGCGGAGTGGTGCACGTACTCGGTCTTCCCGTCCATGCTGATCAACGGCGGCAGGTGACCCGCGCTGGCCAGTCGGACCTGCCCGGTGGCCGGTTCGAGCAGCAGTACGCAGATGGTGGCCAGTTCGGTAGGCAGCAGCGTACGCATCAGCTCGTTGACCCGGTGCAGGATCTCACCCGGCTGGTGCCCCTCCACCGCGTACGCCCGCAGTGCGTGCCGCAGCTCGGCCATCACGGTCGCGGCGTGCAGCGAGTGGCCCGCCACGTCGCCGATCGCCATCAGCAGGTGACCGTCGAGCATCACCAGCTC from Micromonospora sp. NBC_01739 includes:
- a CDS encoding sensor histidine kinase, which gives rise to MTPVPATHLAQALRHRRYPLTSWPWRGLAYLLTSVPLASVLSLGLLVVLAPLVAAMNAVRDGRQVSLALGVALAIGALTILALAPLLSVPVSAFERYRLGLIDDRPLPRVPWRGLTARYTTGAAWREAGYLFFLGGAVPVAYWLFAVLVTLDVLLIVSPFMVRPGDTVVVLWNTAETPAQAAPYAIVGVLLLPVLWYAAGALAAAQSAVTRWLLVSDGTALHEVSRSRARLVDAYEAERRRIERDLHDAAQPRLTNLGLQIGLARLDVPDDSPAARPLDIAHEQAKSLMVLLRQIVRGIRPQSLTDLGLAGAVRELADESTVPVEVHADLPRHLPEAAETIAYFVVSEALGNVARHAEATRAEVRLTDTGGDLVVEVTDDGRGGANPVHGTGLTGLADRVAAADGRLLLSSPTGGPTVLRVELPWSV
- a CDS encoding response regulator transcription factor, whose protein sequence is MVGVTRVVLAEDEVLLREGLVALLTRFGFEVLDAVGTAPALREAVRTHRPDLVVTDIRMPPGHRDDGLRAAVELRTEQPALAVVVLSQHVQPEYAAALLDSADGRRVGYLLKDRVAEVTEFVDNLRTVLAGGTVVDPDVVRRLLNRPRDPLAALTVREREVLVLVAEGRSNAAIAARLHVTEAAVGKHIGNILAKLGLPPDDDTNRRVLATLTYLRANPA
- a CDS encoding STAS domain-containing protein; protein product: MDELLRFDYRDMRPGIRHVTLVGEADLSTIEQLEQRLTAFLTPHWVAQLTLNLKKLRFLDCAALSALLRVRTAAMARGQQVTVFAAQGVPARVIALSGSGHLLNYRGTVRIGGTGRSLSRDLVALG